The Humulus lupulus chromosome 3, drHumLupu1.1, whole genome shotgun sequence genome window below encodes:
- the LOC133821081 gene encoding uncharacterized protein LOC133821081, which produces MHVEKNVCDNMLGTLLDNDKSKDTTNARHDLKNMGVRKSLWIYEDANKRLMKPHAPYVFTFEQRRDFCQFLKGVKLPDGFCSNLKKKVTDNDSNIVGLKSHDCHVIMQRLLAVGVHKFLPESISTTITELCNFFKQLCSRTLNVSDMEKAKDDLIVILCKMELIFPPAFFDIMIHLVLHLPDEAILGGPVFMRWMYPFERYMKKLKNYVRNKARPEGSIAEGYVADEALTFCSMYFKGVETKFNQPDRNEDAPYVNRHLTVFESQCRPLSKGILVPLDENTRNKAEWFILDNSPETEVYLEEHLIEVQQRDMAANHKLIHKKEFRSWFHKKIYDLHQLGSLEHADELLALASGSDLLAYSYQACIVNGV; this is translated from the exons atgcatgttgagaagaatgtgtgcgaCAACATGCTTGGGACTTTGTTagataatgataaatctaaggacaccactaacgcAAGACATGATTTAAAGAATATGGGGGTTAGGAAATCGTTGTGGATTTACGAGGATGCCAATAAAAGGTTAATGAAACCGCATGCTCCATACGTGTTCACTTTTGAACAGAGGCGAGATTTCTGTCAATTTTTGAAAGGAGTGAAGTTGCCCGATGGTTTTTGTTCTAATCTAAAGAAAAAAGTCACAGACAATGactcaaacattgttgggttgaagtcccatgattgtcatgtgataatgcaacgattacttgcagtaggtgttcacaagtttttgccagaatctatatccactaccatcactgaattgtgtaattttttcaaacaattgtgctctaggacactgaacgtttctgatatggagaaagctaaggatgacttgattgttattttatgcaagatggagttgattttccctccagcattctttgatataatgatccatctggTTTTGCACTTGCCTGATGAAGCAATATTGGGAGGAcctgtatttatgaggtggatgtatccttttgaaagatacatgaaaaaattaaaaaactatgtcaggaataaagctcgtcctgaaggatctatagcagaaggatatgttgcagatgaggctttgacattttgttcaatgtatttcaaaggtgtggaaacaaaatttaatcagCCTGATCGTAACGAAGATGCACCGTATGTGAATCGACACCTCACAGTGtttgaatctcaatgtcgtcctctTAGTAAGGGAATTCTCGTGCCCCTCGATGAAAATACTCGGAAtaaagctgagtggttcatattggataattctccagaaactgaagtgtatttaga ggAACACCTAATTGAGGTGCAACAAAGAGATATGGCTGCCAATCATAAATTGATACATAAGAAAGAGTTTCgttcatggtttcataagaag atatatgacttgcaccaacttgggtcattagagcatgctgatgaattactagctttagcatctgggtcagatctatTGGCTTACTCCTaccaagcatgtatagtgaacgGAGTTTGA
- the LOC133821080 gene encoding uncharacterized protein LOC133821080 — MSADVARAHGGDAGGDPPPDPTRIPTTCDSGIPTKRKGRGAAIGKNLEERRRKNGKPLEVTFCPRTYKVVGSEHAAFVRLVGTQIKTKVPGHYGSWELVPQQYKDQILAIIQYYYQIAGREDFLKCLNGIDREMKDRYRNRKTLRHEHFEKYYNGPEDWDKVLNNSTNDVNKEEWK; from the exons atgtcagcagatgtggctagagctcacggtggagacgctggcggtgatcctccaccggatcctactaggatcccgactACATGCGACTcag gaaTCCCAACTAAGAGAAAGGGTCGTGGCGCAGCTATTGGAAAAAATCTAGAGGAGAGGCGGCGTAAAAATGGAAAACCACTGGAAGTAACGTTTTGCCCACGAACGTACAAGGTTGTTGGGAGCGAGCACGCTGCTTTTGTCCGCCTTGTGGGAACCCAAATTAAAACGAAAGTTCCCGGACATTACGGTTCATGGGAATTAGTGCCTCAACAATACAAGGATCAGATCCTTGCCATAATTCag tactattatcaaatagcgggccgcgaggatttcttaaagtgtttaaatggtatcgatcgagagatgaaagaccgataccgtaataggaaaacactaagacacgaacactttgagaaatactacaatggaCCGGAGGATTGGGATAAGGTTCTAAACAACTCAACCAATGATGTTAACAAGGAGGAGTGGAAGTAG